ACGAGCAAGGTTCTTCAGGTTCCGTGTCATCTCGAGACCACATGGACCAGGCGACCAACACGACGCACCAGTGCCTCGATCACGGGAGGGTCTTGCACGCGGCATCGACACCTTCACCGCACGTCGACACCTTCATCAAGCCGGCTTGCAGCGCGGGACATCGGGAGGGCCCGCGGGCCTTCGACTTTGAGGCACATGCACGGACGAGATCTTCAACAAGCCGTTCCATCCACCTCCTGCGCCTTGCACGCCGTCCACCCTCGAGCCACCGATCTGCATCTTCACCGAGCGATCTGCACCTACACCTTTACATCAGGCCGAACATCAACATCAAGTTGTACGACTATGCCAGGCTACAAGCCAATATACTTCATGGAGCACGTCTATGAGAAGCGATCTCAACATGCACCATCCACACGCCAGGCCAGTGTGGAACAAGATGCAATCTTCATCGACTTCTTCGGGCGCGACACGGCATCGATACTTGGTCGCCGCGAGGGACGCCTTCAAGCGACACATTATCGTCGACATGCCGCTGCGACGCCTTCGCCGACACTTCATCGCCAAGGTCTTCATCAACGTAGTCACcatcatcttcgtcaacacaacGCCTCCACCTCGTCCACAAGATGGACACCTAGCGTCCTCTGACAGATTTTTCTGTAAGACGCGACCTCGACgacggcattgaccgcgtcacgacgacggcatcgaccgtgtcatccacgacggcacgactgcatcgacacgccgtcactacagtgacgaccctatatggccacacggttctggcaaaactgatgtgtgctcgatgggcttCCTCCGGTCTTAGCAAAACCGGCGGACTCGTCGCCGACGGCACCGCTGACATCCGCAAGGTGCACCGTCCATGTCTGCAGCTTCGTCATACGCATTTTTTTGCGCCTCCGGCTTTGTGTGGCTTCATCGTCTACAACGTCCACACCATTAACCATGACTACCTCAACCACGGCTTTATCATCATGATCGGCTACCTCGACATTAATGGCTAAGTCTACAACAACTCAtcggcaacaactccagtcaacagcgtCCGCCTCGTCACTTGCGTCCACGACACTCCCGCTGTGACTGCGAGAGGGAATAGAGGAGAAGGCAGGAAGGCACCAGAAAGGGACGCAGTCACCGTCCTAACTGCCAACCCATCagagacgcagttgatgatggcGCAGCGAAGAAGACGACAAAAGAGCAAGACTTCAAATTCAGTCGTAATCGTCCActtcactcccgctacgactgaggggTTAGAAGTATATTTACGTTTAAGATAGAGATAAGAGATATAGATAGGATAGGTTTAACTTGtcctctactccaagtctctcttCCTTCATTGTACCTCTATATATACGCCATACACGTCTTACATCAAGACAACACAATATTCATCCATCCTTTCCACACCGACAGCAGCTGCTTCGCCATGCCGAACTCGGCCACGCACATGTTGGGCGTCGACCCGAACCAGTAGAGGAACACGCGGCCTGCACGCACGCGAGCACGCACTGGCCATGTCAAAACACCACGACACTGCAGCTTAGCTACTTGGAAAGCTAACTATGTCGTTACCGTAGAGGGGGATCCATTGGCGGAACTGGGGCTGGGAGATGGGGATGAAGTCGTGGGACGACACGTCGAGCACGATGCCGGCGCCGACCACGCGGAGCCGCCGGATGTCGCCGAGGTTCCCGACGAAGAACCTGTACCCCGGCCCGCGCACGTCCTGCCGCGCCAGCCTCCTGGCGATGGCGCGCGGCCTCCACACCAGGCGCACCAGCGCGTTGAACAGGCACGAGGCCAGCACCGCCGCCGAGAGCGCCACCGAGACCGTCCAGACGGTGGCGGCCATGGCCATGGTCATCACACCAATAAGCTGGGCGCAGCTGGTGCATGCGTGGCTGGCAAGTGCGTACACCTTGGAGGTTAAGTACGTGCAATTGTGGTGAAATTCCGATGGATAGGCGCATAGAGAATTCCGGTAAGAAGTTGGACACTAGACGGTGGTATCATCCTTGGTCGCTTGTCCACTGCGCGTTTTCGTATATGTAGACGTAATGCGATCCCATGACTGATTAGATTATGCTTCTCGGATTGAGACCCGTGGCTTCATGGTGACGGACTGATAGATGACGGGGCACGACCTAAGCATCCATGCATTAACAAACTCGTTTCCAAACCGCCAGAGTTCCGACAAGCCCAACAGGACAAATGAGGTGCGGCTGGTGTGCCGGGACTTCCTCCGAAATTCCTCCGGATCTGACGGTGCTTCTCTTGTGAGAACTACTAGGCAGTCTTTTCTTGTCTTGGGCGAAAAAGATAGTACTACTAGGCAGGTTCAACAAGCACTCGGTCTCACGCATGGTTTCGAAATTGATCCAAGAGCATTGTCCAAGGACCCTCAAAACGCCCACAAATGTTTGGACCGAGGTGACCGGATGATGTAAGCCATCCCGCCGCATTGGTCCGCTAAAGCCTCCGCGTGTCGGAACTCCCACAAGTCAGAACCAAGCGTGTGGGAACTTTGCAGGAGTCCGAACATCTGTCTGATCTATCATTTTTTACTTTTTATGGGCCGTCGGGTCTATCAAAAGCCAACACATGTCCCACGCCACAATCCCTCTCTCCTCTTCGTCCACGCAACAGGGCGGAAGGCCACTGCTACTTTGGCGGAAGAAGTGATTAAAACAAGTTTCAGAAATCTGGTCCGACTTGTGAGAGTtgcttttttttagcaaaagagggggGGCACCCCGTCCGATTTCATTAGCGAAACCATCGCACGAACCCAGGTTCAAGTAATAGGTTACCCTAGATCTAGAAACTGACTACCAGTCTAAGCAGTTCAAAGCATAACAACTAAGCTTCCAAAGTTTTTAGGGGCCACAAGTGGCAAGAGACCAAGAGGACGCAGCCTCATCAGAGAAGAACAAGAAGATCAAAATCAAGCTTTAGGAAAGGAAGTCAAATCCGCTTCAGCCTGTCAACCTCAGCACCCCAGCCCTCTATCCCTGTGATGCCTTGTAGATCTCACTTGCTACTCGTTCAATTAGCTTTGCCCCCAGCATCAGTAGACTTTGTTCTGGTTTTTTCCCCTGCAAAACAGACTAATCGACAATCCAATTGCATGTCAATTTAATCAGAGTCATAGGATCATTAATTTTTTTATCACGAAAAATAATATCATTTCTGCATTTCCAGATAGCCCACGTAGTTGCTGAGATTCCAACCAGCACTAGTTTTTTGTCTTGATCAGCAAAGCTTCTGATCCAAGGTCCCAGACAATCATCTATTCCTTTCGGAGATGATTTCAGGTTAAAGGAGCATTTTATTAAACTCCACAAGAGTCTAGCAGCAGAGCAAGTAAAGAACAGGTAATCTATTTTTCATCTTGTCCACAGTAGACACATCATGCATGAACAAACTCGTTTCCAAACTGCCAGAGTTCCAACAATCCCAACAGGACAAATGAGGTGCGGCTGGTGTGCCGGGAGAAATTCTTCTGAAATTCCTCCGGATCTGACGGTGCTTCTCTTGTGAGAACTACTAGGAGTCTTCTCCTGTCTTGGGCGAAAAAGATAGTACTACTTGGCAGGTTCAATAAGCACTCTCGGTCTCATGCATGGTTTTGAAAATTGATCTAAGAGCATCTTCAATGCCGACCCTTAAAACGCTCACAAATGTTTGGACCGACGTGTCCGGATGATGTAAGCCATCATGCTGCATCGATCTGCGGATGCCTCCGCGTGTTCGAATTCCTGCAAATCGGAACCAAGCCCGTGGAatctttgcgggagtccggacacccGTCTGATCTATCTCTTTTTTTAAGGGTCGTCTGGTGTACCCCACAACATAGCCCCTCTCTCCTCTCCGTCCATGCAACAGGCAGAAGGCCACTGCTATTTGGCGGAAGAAGTGATTAAAACAAGTTTTTGAAATTGGGTCCGACTTGTGAGAGTTGCTATTTAGTGGAAACAAGGGAACAACACAAGACATAAATTTGGACAAATAGCAACGCTATTTGGCGAAAGAACATTTGAGGTATAGCATTGGATGGACAGCTCTCGTGTCCGTGTTCGTGAATGGATAATGAGTCTGATTGGATGGACgtcattgaagatgccctaagatTTACATATTGCTCGTGCATTGATTTTGACTTTTTATtgaataatacaatattatttttTGAAAAGTATATCTTCCGTCCGTAAATGTTGTGAAGGGCACGTCATCAACAAAACCACTCAAAACAGTCAAAGGGACTTTTTAGAGTTGAGCAACCATTTATAAACTTCAAACAACGATTGATAGCCAAAAATTCCAAAAGAAAACTGAAAATTAGGTCACATCATCAACAAAACCACTCAAAACAGTCCAAGGAACTTTTTAGAGTTGAGCAACCATTTATAAACTTCTAGCAACGATTGAGAGCCAAAAATTCCACTTCTCGCTTTTTCTTATGCACAAACTAGTAACCTGCATGTCCCATGAACGCAAGAACAAAATTATTTATCAAGCAAAAAGCTTTGGAATACTTATTACACATAAAAGGAACTCCCTCTGaacacaaatataagatgttttgggtATTTCAATAAGGACTGCACACAGACTGAAATAAGTGAACAAACACATTAAAACGTGTCATATACATCCGATTCAAAAAAATTAGAACATCTTACATTTGTAAACAAAGGAAGTAGTACATAAGATCAAGTTTGTTTttcacttttaccaaatttcggTCTGACTATCTGTTCTTGTTCTGGTTTTTGCCCATTTTTTAGAGTGTCCTGGTTCTGCCTTTGCCCATTTTTGTGGATGGTTAATTTGGCAGTCTTACCATGGGCCTTTATCATATGTTATTCTTTCTTAATGGGCTAGCCCGTGATACTATGAGTCTTCTCCTGCTTGGGCCAAAAAGATAGGACTACGACTAGGGGAAATGCCCCTTGGTTCCTGAGTGCATATACATCCtatatttaaaaataataataataataaataaaaaaataagaagtttttttagaataaacttgactttttttgcactagtatataaagtTACACAAATAAAAACATAGCATTGACGCAATATATTTTTTTGTCCTAAAGTCAAAGGGGGGTTTTCTTTTGTAGGATTTTTTTACGAGTACAATAAAAGTTCAAGTTTATGTCAAAAATGGCTTTGACCTTGATCTCGAACGTGGACCCTCAAAACGCCGCCAAATGTTCGGACAAGGTGTCCGGACGATGTAAGCCATCCCGCTGTATCGGTCCGCGGATGCCACCGCATATCCGAATTCCCGCAAATCGAAATCAAACATGTGGGatctttgcgggagtccggacattCGATCTATCTTTTTTAAGGGTCGTCTGGTGTATCAAAAACCATCACATGCCTCACGCCACAATCCCTCTCTCCTCTCCGTCCGCGCAATAGGGCGGAATGTTGTTGCTATTTCGCGGAAGAAATGATTAAAAGAAGTTTCAGAAATCAGGTCCGACTTGTGAGAGTTGCAATTTGGTGAAAATAAGGGAACAACACATGGCAGAAATTGGGACCAATAGCGAAAGGACATTTGAGTTGTAGCATTGGATGGACGACTCTCGTATCCTGATTTGATGGACATCATTGAAGATGCCCTGAGGTTTTATATTGCTTGTGCATTGattttgacatttttattgaataaTACAATAATGTTTTTGACATTTTCTTtgaataatacaatattatttttTTGAAACATATATCTTCCACCCGTAAATGTTGTGAAAATCACTTCATCAAAAACCACTCAAAACAGTCCAAGGCATTTTTTTAGAGTTGAGCAACCATTTATAAACTTCAAGCAACGAGTGATATCTAAAAATCCCTCAAGAAAACTGAAAATTAGGTCACGTCATCAACAAAAACACTCAAAACAGTACAAGGAACTTTTTAGAGTTGAGCAACCGTTTGTAAATTCTAGCAACGACGATTGATAGCCGACAATTCCACTTCCCTCGTTTTCTTATGCACAACACCAGTAAGGTGCATGTCCCATGAACCCAAGAATAAATTATTTATCAAGCAAAAAGTTGTGGAATACTTATTACATATAAAAGGAACTCCCTCCGTTCACAAGTATAAGATGTTTTGTGTATTTCAATAAGGATTACATACAAACTGAAATAAGTGAACAAATACattaaaacatgtctatatacatccgattcaaaAAAAAAGAACATCTTACATCTataaacggagggagtaacacATAAGATCAAATTTGTTTTTCACTTTACTAAATTCTGGTCTAACCATCggttgttgtttccttcttgtatTTGCCTCCTTTTTTTTAGAATGTCCTGGTTCTGCCTTTGCTTTTGCAAAGAAGTTCTTTTTTGTGGATGATTAATTTGGCAGCCATACTATGTGCCTTTATCAGAAGTTATTCTTTTTAATAGGCTAGCCCGTGATACTATTGCAAATGTAATAGGCCCAACTGAGCTATGTAATCCATAAAAAAACCATTCATGTTGATCTAGAGGGAGGCGACATCGTAGTGCGTCCCTAGTAACTTGTGATGCAAAGTTCCTGAAGGGAGGTAGCGCCGGAGGAACACATGAAAGAAAAATAAAGCACACAAAATGATAGGAAATGGACGGGTAGGCCTTGGTGGTATTTGCTTCATAAATTAATGTGATTTTCGGGTAAACATTTTTGATTTTAACTAGATGTCGGCCTAGGGCCCCATTGAGCTATTTGTGCCTAGAACAGTTTTAGGAaggttccttttgtttttttttacCGTATTCAGTAATCCTGAAGAAGGTTCTTTCCGGTTCTTTGATCTGTTCTTTTTTTCAGTTATTGCTTTTtctttcaaaaaaagttcaaattTTTGAAAAAATGTTAGGTATTTTTAAGAAATATTCACATTTTTAGAGGTgaatgtatgcgcgtgtatataagcgcttgcatctgtactgtaTTAAAAAATAATCCCCTATGCCACGCATAAAGCGTCGGTTTTTTTAGACAAATTAAGCGTCAGGTTGTCTCCCGCACGGGGGAGCGCCCGACTAGACTGGCCCACTTGAGCACAGTAAGATCAGGCTTCTGCAGCCAATCGGGAACATGCACTGTAGTAAACCCGCTACCGTAGTCCATTTTTTTAAACTTGCGAATATTTTCTTTAAATGAGAACATTTTGTCAAATTTTGGAAGTTTTTGAAAACAGAAAGGTTTTCTCAAATTTGCAAAGGTTCTCTTGAAACCccaatatttttgaatttttgataGTTTTCTAAAAGCGCAAACATACTTTGAAAAACTGAATATTTTCAAAATATTATTGATTTAGAAAACACGATCATTTTTTgtaatttgtgaacattttatgAAACCGCAAAAGAAATGcaaatttatatttttttattatgcGAATAATTTtcaatattgtgaacatttttttgaaacaatGGAAGATttacaaaatcaaaaaaattcttaaAATTAGAAAACTTTTTAAAAAATTGGAAATATTtataaaattatgaacattttctaaaagttAAAAAAAGGAAAAGGTAGGAAAATACGAAAAAAGGATAATAAAACCAGAAAATCAAGTAAAAAACGGGGAACCTTCTAAAATGGGTATGCCCACTTGATGATTGGTGCGCTCGTCCCTGTGCGTTTTGGCGACATCTTGTCGTAGGGATTGAGATCCTTAACGGTCCTAAAAATGATGAAGTCCTGGTAATTGCAATCAGCATAGAaaaatcaacagactcaaaaatcTAATGAGTGACAAATTTGTAATTAGGTTTCAAAAATAGCAATAGCATTTATTTTAGAACACGGGCACACTGCGTACCATTATTGCAAGTGTGCAATTTGAGGAAGATTTTCCAAAATGGAAAAGTAGCAGTGAGTCGTATGGATCTTTCTCATCCTGCATGTCAGGATTGATAAAAAGGAATTGCAACATTTTAGGTTTATCTATAGATAGTGACTATTTTGGGGGCAAATAAAGGTGGCTGATGGTAAGAAAAATCAATAGTAACTTATTAATAAAACACTTTATTATTTATATTTACAAATAGGATACATTATACATTGATAATTTCACAAGATTTTCTAGTGCGTAACATAAACTAAACTCCAGTCAAATAATACAAAACCATGTGTTATACTTGAGACCATACACATTTTTCTACATCTCTAGGCTCTTGAGGATCATGGGAAGCCCAAACTTAGGCCGCAGCGTGATCACATCCATGGGAGCATGGACATACTTTGGTGATAGGGAGAATGAAAACCTCTGAAGAATCACGATGATCACAGCCTTGGCCTCGATCATTGCAAAGTTCTGCCCTATACATGACCTCGGCCCATTGGAGAAAGACAACAAGGCATTGGGGTGCTTTCCAGCCCTCATCACTCCATTCTCGAACCTTATAGGCTTGAATTCGTTGGCATCTTCTCCCCAGACCTCCTTGTCATGATGTATCATCGCGATGGGGATTGTCAAGACCGTGCCTTCAAGCACTTTGATGCCACCAACCTCGAGATCCGAACCCGCCTTCCTTTGAATGAGCGACACAGGGGCGTATAACCGAAGAGTTTCCAGTAGGAACATGTTGACCAGCTGCAATTTGTTGAGCATGTCCCCGGTGGGAACCTCACTGCCACACTCTCTTAGCACCTCCTCCCTGAGCTTCTGTTGCCACTCAGGGTGTGTGCTCAGCAAGAACATGGTCCATGTGAGCAGGTGCGAGCTGGTGTCATGCCCGGCAAGGAAGAAGGTCTTGCACTCATCTATGATCTCGTCCATACTCAAAATCGGATTATGCCCACCCTCTGCCGCGCACGCCTCCAACATAAGCCCAAGCAGATCGCTGCCGTAGCCCATGGTGTCCTTGGTGGCAAGGCAGCTTTTGATGATGTTCATCAGCATGGTCCTCACCTCCTTGTCAAGCTTCCATATCTTGAGGTTCTTTTCGGTTGGAAGGTACCTGATTAattgcgcgcgcacacacacacataaagaTTAATTTCTGCTGTGTGAAAATGTTTGTTGTATGTTGATTTAAACCGACAAGggtacaagaagaagaagaacttgcATTTACTTGAATGCTGGGATTTGCACGTTGAATACGGTGGAGAAGGCAAGAAACTGGAGCTCCCTCTGCGCGAGGAATACCTTTTTCCCCTGTTCGTAGCTGCTACCGAATGCCGTGTGAGAGATGacatccgcggtgagctcctcaaACTGGTGGCTAAGATCAATCTCCACGCTGCCCCCCTTGTCCATCTTGGCCTTCCACTCCGACATCATTGACCCGGCACAGTCGGACATGGTCACCGTCATCATCTGCCGTACAGATAACAGTTAGCGGAAGTCACACGCATCGCGCACACTTAAAA
This region of Triticum aestivum cultivar Chinese Spring chromosome 2D, IWGSC CS RefSeq v2.1, whole genome shotgun sequence genomic DNA includes:
- the LOC123048941 gene encoding cytochrome P450 709B1 produces the protein MGLVWMVVAALLASWVFNALVYLVWRPRAITRQLRAQGVGGPGYRFFAGNLAEIKRLRADTAGAALDVGNHDFVPMVQPHFHKWIPIHGRTFLYWCGARPSLCVADVNTVKQVLSDRSGLYPKNIGNPHIARLLGKGLVLTDGDDWKRHRKVVHPAFNMDKLKMMTVTMSDCAGSMMSEWKAKMDKGGSVEIDLSHQFEELTADVISHTAFGSSYEQGKKVFLAQRELQFLAFSTVFNVQIPAFKYLPTEKNLKIWKLDKEVRTMLMNIIKSCLATKDTMGYGSDLLGLMLEACAAEGGHNPILSMDEIIDECKTFFLAGHDTSSHLLTWTMFLLSTHPEWQQKLREEVLRECGSEVPTGDMLNKLQLVNMFLLETLRLYAPVSLIQRKAGSDLEVGGIKVLEGTVLTIPIAMIHHDKEVWGEDANEFKPIRFENGVMRAGKHPNALLSFSNGPRSCIGQNFAMIEAKAVIIVILQRFSFSLSPKYVHAPMDVITLRPKFGLPMILKSLEM